The nucleotide sequence CGCGTGACGACACTGCCCGCGCCCACCACCACGTCGTCCCCGATGGTCACTCCGGCGCACACGATGACGCCGCCGCCGAACCAGACGTTGTCCCCGATGGTGATCGGCGCGGCAGACTCCCAGCGCTGCCGCCGCAGTTCGTGGTCCTCCATCGGATGCAGCGCGGTCAGCAGCTGACAGCGCGGGCCGATCGAGCAGTCCGAGCCGATCTTGATCGGCGCGCAGTCGAGCAGGATGGCGTCGTAGTTGAGGAAACTGTTGGCGCCGATCTCGATCAGATAGCCGTAGTCGCACTGGAACCGCGGCATGATCCAGGAGCCCTCGCCGAGCTTTCCCAGCAGTTCGCGCAAGATCGTGTCCCGCTCACCGGTCTCCTCGGCGCCCGTGCCG is from Amycolatopsis lurida and encodes:
- a CDS encoding sugar O-acetyltransferase, which produces MGEQKDRMLRGELYRDNEPELVADRRRAQALVDRFNGTGAEETGERDTILRELLGKLGEGSWIMPRFQCDYGYLIEIGANSFLNYDAILLDCAPIKIGSDCSIGPRCQLLTALHPMEDHELRRQRWESAAPITIGDNVWFGGGVIVCAGVTIGDDVVVGAGSVVTRDLPSKVFAAGNPARVIREL